In a single window of the Oscarella lobularis chromosome 2, ooOscLobu1.1, whole genome shotgun sequence genome:
- the LOC136200369 gene encoding axin-1-like gives MDELPEADRPIVFPGGESDAEEDRITGTASPPACDKWSISIEELLADPVGLEVFNTYLANVGRAAALSFWLSCKMYRETCLPKNRLRQAQSIYKQYLSRSAAQNVKIGDVAMKAVRASLAADRRTTTIADDLYVGAQADVVGTMRDAEYPAFLKSDTYREYVAKASRRRLLINTSDRPHSEFPIDENELFSPPFEEEGDEQTVCSFALSATSINDEGSTLSARIRALSAQQNAPKAKDDIQTDGIRAAFQKDDLPELPPVPRQPRKYNYRPEDFFLLLRDRLQDVIRHNELPSCLRPSPESTIDRQQLGNIVEQPELKNFDPDFDVAGHRKPKPYPLAEDDHSDDDLSSCAASLVRSIQLDETGSQQRHRIAALSRLKKKTHVHHHQHVHQHHHYEAAAAAASAAAAAPKLPPQGPFKSDKVYTTAMSSNTSDQWSLASSEPSESLYMVYDRHAAAATALYPSCASSVASYNSREGSDVMVGRQPVKFSCANRDPAYLSPPAEQRAQRMHSRSRGIEITYRLLLPGQEPKTLHFRLHQSTVTLKDFKAYIPGNYRYYFLVYDPSDRQKLYQEYTKDSEFLPVYDGKIEARVQMR, from the exons atggacGAACTTCCCGAAGCGGATCGCCCCATCGTGTTTCCCGGCGGAGAGAGCGACGCCGAAGAGGATCGCATCACCGgcacggcgtcgccgcccgCCTGCGACAAGTGGTCGATCTCAATCGAAGAACTACTCGCCGATCCGGTCGGCTTAGAAGTCTTCAACACCTATCTAGCGAACGTGGGCCGAGCGGCGGCCCTTAGTTTCTGGCTCTCGTGCAAGATGTATCGCGAGACGTGCCTCCCGAAGAATCGACTTCGTCAGGCGCAGAGCATTTACAAGCAATACCTATCGCGCAGCGCGGCGCAAAACGtgaaaatcggcgacgtGGCCATGAAAGCCGTGCGCgcgtcgctcgccgccgatcgccgcacgacgacgatcgccgacgatttGTATGTCGGCGCGCAGGcggacgtcgtcggcacGATGCGCGACGCCGAGTATCCCGCCTTTCTCAAGTCGGACACCTATCGCGAATACGTCGCGAAggcgagtcgacgacgactgttGATCAATACGAGCGATCGGCCGCACAGCGAGTTtccgatcgacgagaacgagctCTTTTCGCCGCCTTTTGAGGAGGAGGGCGACGAGCAGACCGTCTGCTCGTTCGCTCTGTCTGCGACGTCGATAAACGA CGAGGGGAGCACGTTATCGGCGCGGATACGCGCTCTTTCGGCTCAACAAAACGCCCCCAAAGCGAAAGATGACATTCAAACCGACGGAATACGCGCCGCTTTTCAGAAAGACGACCTGCCGGAG CTTCCTCCGGTGCCGCGCCAGCCACGAAAATACAACTACCGGCCGGaagatttctttcttctcctccgcGATCGTCTACAAGACGTCATACGTCACAACGAATTACCGTCCTGTTTACGTCCGTCGCccgaatcgacgatcgatcgacagCAGCTGGGCAACATAGTCGAACAAccg GAACTCAaaaactttgatcccgacttcgacgtcgccggtcACAGAAAACCCAAGCCGTACCCATTGGCCGAGGACGACcactccgacgacgatctctcCTCATGCGCCGCAAGTCTCGTCCGCTCGATTCAgctcgacgaaacgggaTCCCAACAACGTCACCGCATCGCCGCTCTGAGCCGactcaaaaagaaaacgcacGTGCACCATCACCAACACGTGCACCAGCATCATCACtacgaagcggcggcggcggctgcttctgcggcggcggcggcacctAAACTTCCACCCCAAGGACCCTTCAAATCGGACAAAGTCTACACGACAGCGATGAGCAGCAATACCAGCGATCAGTGGTCTCTCGCCTCGTCCGAGCCGTCCGAGTCTCTCTACATGGTCTACGATCGgcacgcggcggcggcgacggcgctctATCCGTCGTGCGCGTCGTCTGTGGCGTCCTATAATTCCCGCGAGGGAAGCGACGTCATGGTTGGAAGGCAGCCGGTCAAATTTAGCTGTGCGAATCGCGATCCGGCGTATctgtcgccgccggcggagCAGAGGGCTCAGCGAATGCATTCGAGATCCAGGGGAATTGAGATTACGTATCGGTTGCTGTTGCCTGGGCAGGAGCCCAAGACGCTGCACTTTCGCCTGCATCAGTCCACGGTGACGCTGAAAGATTTTAAAGCGTATATACCCGGGAATTACAG ATACTATTTCCTCGTGTATGATCCGAGTGACAGGCAGAAGTTATATCAGGAGTACACCAAGGATTCCGAGTTTCTGCCCGTGTACGATGGAAAGATCGAGGCTCGAGTGCAGATGAGATGA
- the LOC136200374 gene encoding follistatin-A-like: protein MRVIVKFVLLVYTTWIVSNDAKKGDDDDPCKKVDCGKGKMCETMTDPDLGDMAVCVVANDCNCPNGHQCVREGRKKTCVCVVDDCLPNGEICGGGALHCAYYQKCVDDARCCVADCESSFAEYMFKRPEPICVENGVTYASLCVFDRDRCFRNDRSTFVSFTGEECLIGGRMCGSHQCGGDEICTKSSAGFRCCPATCPDEIDYLCGDDGHLHKNLCHLKRTACIIGRNINVVDKKSCKKDCNLGKKKVSSGEIISLKDGCSDCQCNNGHWHCDHTACL from the exons ATGCGCGTGATTGTAAAGTTTGTATTGCTCGTCTACACGACGTGGATCGTCTCGAAtg ATGCGAAAaagggcgacgacgacgacccgTGCAAGAAAGTCGACTGCGGCAAGGGGAAAATGTGCGAAACGATGACGGATCCGGATCTGGGCGACATGGCAGtttgcgtcgtcgcgaacgacTGCAATTGCCCGAACGGCCATCAATGCGTGCGCGAGGGCAGAAAAAAGACGTGCGtttgcgtcgtcgacgactgtTTGCCGAATGGCGAGATATGCGGGGGCGGCGCCTTACACTGTGCCTACTACCAAaagtgcgtcgacgacgcgcgctGCTGCGTCGCCGATTGCGAGTCGAGCTTCGCCGAATATATGTTCAAGCGACCGGAGCCGATCTGCGTCGAAAACGGTGTCACGTACGCGAGCCTTTgcgttttcgatcgcgacAGATGCTTCCGCAACGATCGCTCGACCTTTGTCTCGTTCACGGGCGAGGAATGTCTCATTGGAG GACGGATGTGCGGTTCGCATCAgtgcggcggcgacgagatctGCACGAAGAGTTCCGCGGGCTTTCGCTGCTGTCCGGCGACTTGTCCCGACGAGATCGACTATCTGTGCGGCGATGACGGTCACCTGCACAAGAACTTGTGCCATCTGAAACGCACCGCCTGCATCATCGGTCGCAATATCAACGTCGTTGACAAAAAATCGTGCAAGAAAG ACTGCAACCTGGGCAAGAAAAAGGTCTCGTCTGGCGAAATAATAAGCTTGAAGGACGGCTGTTCAGACTG TCAATGCAACAACGGACATTGGCACTGCGATCACACCGCCTGTCTATGA
- the LOC136200376 gene encoding oligoribonuclease, mitochondrial-like, translated as MASKDANNIVWIDMEMTGEVKDLFASYGIAFSSSGLDSRTEHILEIACIITDGDLAVVKEGPDLVIHQPASVLEKMGPWCQKHHRESGLLAEVEASKLSVEEAEDKILKFVQQYTPPKQCPLGGNSVHADRAFLQRYMPKLEEHLHYRIIDVSTVKELCKRWYPRQSQKIKKAYQHRALADIMESINELKFYRQSIFR; from the exons ATGGCTTCCAAAGATGCCAATAATATTGTGTGGATTGACATGGAG ATGACAGGTGAGGTCAAGGATTTATTTGCTTCATATGGAATCGCGTTCTCTTCCTCAGGTTTGGACTCTAGAACGGAGCACATACTGGAAATTGCCTGCATAATCACTGACGGTGATCTTGCAGTAGTCAAAGAG GGACCAGACTTAGTTATTCACCAGCCTGCAAGTGTTCTAGAAAAGATGGGACCTTGGTGCCAGAAACACCACAGAGAA TCAGGATTGTTGGCTGAAGTAGAGGCGTCTAAATTGTCAGTtgaagaagcggaagacaAAATCCTGAAATTTGTGCAGCAATACACACCGCCAAAGCAGTGTCCATTAGGCGGGAACTCTGTTCACGCCGATCGCGCGTTTCTTCAGAGATACATGCCCAAACTCGAGGAGCATCTGCACTACCGAATTATCGACGTGTCGACGGTGAAGGAACTATGCAA GCGCTGGTATCCCAGGCAGAGTCAAAAGATCAAGAAAGCGTATCAGCACCG GGCCCTAGCAGACATCATGGAAAGCATCAATGAGTTGAAATTCTACAGACAATCTATTTTCCGTTAA
- the LOC136200373 gene encoding putative protein-lysine deacylase ABHD14B, whose protein sequence is MSGKWQFLLLLGLCLVAMAVYKTYWKRQKAPQGEKQSSAIERAQPPEKQSTEETSLQHGDNRASPINTLVPCSSVENSKSAKAIIETGRSSTNIFYRRSRPVEREPLAIRLVLLHGARFTSETWLNLGTLRRLACLGYETFAFDLPGFGESSESKSSEKTLLGSLVDEFEWDRFVIVSPSMSGRYALPYVLSPPASRSGLVAYVPIAPVVDQSYDSDRLLRSIDVKVFQIRGENDESIGRKAAEVLSRVPGYEEYVMKDSGHACYLDHPDVFHEEIVKILNSLDKGKVTFSR, encoded by the coding sequence ATGTCGGGAAAATGGCAGTTTCTGCTTCTTTTAGGACTCTGTCTCGTCGCCATGGCTGTCTATAAAACGTACTGGAAACGCCAAAAAGCTCCACAAGGAGAGAAACAAAGCAGCGCAATCGAAAGAGCTCAGCCACCTGAGAAACAAAGTACGGAAGAAACATCTCTCCAACACGGCGACAACAGAGCATCGCCAATCAATACCCTCGTTCCCTGCTCGTCTGTAGAGAATTCTAAATCGGCGAAAGCGATCATAGAAACGGGTAGATCCTCTACAAACATTTTctatcgtcgatcgcgtccGGTCGAGCGAGAGCCTCTCGCTAttcgtctcgttctcttGCACGGCGCGCGATTCACGTCGGAAACGTGGCTAAACCTAGGCACGCTTCGACGTCTCGCCTGTCTCGGCTACGAAAcgttcgcgttcgatttACCCGGCTTCGGCGAGAGCTCcgaatcgaaatcgagcgaGAAAACGTTGCTGGGGTCGTTggtcgacgaattcgaatgGGATCGCTTCGTAATCGTTTCTCCTTCGATGAGTGGACGTTATGCGTTGCCCTACGTCCTGTCGCCTCCAGCGTCGCGGTCCGGCCTCGTTGCCTATGTTCCTATAGCTCCCGTCGTTGATCAGTCGTACGACTCCGATCGACTCCTCAGGTCGATTGATGTAAAGgtttttcaaattcgcgGGGAAAATGACGAGAGCATTGGGAGGAAGGCCGCTGAAGTTTTGTCTCGTGTGCCTGGATATGAAGAGTACGTGATGAAGGATAGTGGTCACGCGTGCTATCTTGATCATCCCGACGTGTTTCATGAAGAGATTGTCAAAATTTTGAACAGTCTAGATAAAGGAAAAGTGACTTTTAGTAGATAA
- the LOC136200368 gene encoding uncharacterized protein, whose amino-acid sequence MRQLSSRFNSIAIATTIVAVAVVALPAQLEPETETETCGGEIIRKKCGRFLILEPRLGGNDVIHLAPTHSYPDQIGRLDVDRRQAGCVALVKFANCVETLKCSRPDSLLLNIVGRIDAYVGSSVYVSQCFSDAVCRSGELACLGRWSPTCLRGGFCDGLSDCADGLDESVSACGCDVDEAKQCFSGFAQGRAVFPPINLSTDQWSDELLKLSEFGAERVCKALLDSASCFAPLNLTCRAEIVHLKNERRALAFTNSAFYRDFCIKRNRRLKQCDRKAAEVCLRKWLKFPFINWTQPLAKQLKALEKERNDEAETMCSALSNFVACFDPIKRDCKYSDDALLHRAFSLVALTRRIEYERACHNSCNVTAVKNCFAPFHNENKFNFPPFNLSVSADYSAQLRALTENGANVVCRALANSSSCSTTLMKSCPPQHSRLQAERNALVYVKTSHYRNICVEKRRHLPMCDSTTTSLCVGPWAKLNAEFGNTDFTNHSAMLKQLLTLANVQIKTVCSTLSRFTACFKPLRDNCKYSDDKQMRRIVHLSTAVESDEYKEWCSGITCGHKAKDECLRILFSGGTALHVNAPFADQIKTLYGNDRDHACNLTVAFKMCVDARALTCPPTNPVMKRLIDLAAYVGSTIYKKQCLSNARCNAYEMACRNRWGASVVCLPHGSLCDGYSDCNDGIDENDCDIETCNWIQIEGCLTVLAKAGFAKHLELKAQTSYESSIRAYCVAMENFESCSEPYLSPCLNSTSPNSVYVASLAKSHLEAMTNRFLCQKSGSCYKSAVTKCMNYVDFYDVQETCGYLSCVIFSTTHCAASSNEILSDDLKYANSLFEAQNCSSDCFIEGVSNCFVAFPSPADGETMDCAMELSRRQCLKKTLDTCHGSWHFTYGDVTQYLNTTLPSYQKKCRESTAN is encoded by the exons ATGCGCCAACTCTCGTCTCGATTCAACTCGATCgcaattgcgacgacgatcgtcgccgtcgccgtcgtcgctctaCCGGCTCAACTTGAGCCCGAAACAG aaacagaaacctgcggcggcgaaatcATTCGAAAGAAGTGCGGCCGCTTTCTGATTCTAGAACCTCGGCTGGGGGGAAATGATGTCATTCATCTCGCGCCGACACATTCCTATCCTGATCAG ATCGGccgactcgacgtcgatcgacgccaAGCCGGCTgcgtcgctctcgtcaaATTCGCCAATTGCGTCGAGACGCTGAAATGCAGTCGTCCCGATTCTCTCCTTCTCAACATCGTGGGAAGAATCGACGCCTACGTCGGCTCGTCTGTTTACGTTAGCCAGTGCTTTAGCGACG CTGTCTGTCGCTCCGGGGAACTCGCCTGTCTCGGACGTTGGAGTCCCACGTGTCTCCGGGGAGGATTTTGCGACGGGCTGTCGGATTGTGCCGACGGCTTGGACGAATCCGTTTCCGCGTGCG GATGTGACGTCGATGAAGCGAAGCAGTGCTTTTCCGGTTTCGCGCAGGGGCGGGCCGTCTTCCCGCCAATCAACCTATCGACCGACCAATGGTCCGACGAG CTTTTGAAGCTCAGTGAATTCGGTGCCGAGCGCGTGTGCAAGGCTCTCCTTGATTCGGCGTCGTGCTTTGCTCCCTTGAATCTCACGTGCAGAGCCGAGATCGTTCatttgaaaaacgaacgGCGTGCCCTAGCCTTCACAAATTCCGCTTTCTATCGCGATTTCTGCATCAAAAGAAACA GACGTTTGAAGCAATGTGATCGCAAAGCAGCCGAAGTTTGCCTTCGCAAATGGCTCAAATTTCCCTTCATAAATTGGACTCAGCCTCTAGCTAAGCAG CTCAAAGCTCtagagaaggaaagaaacgacgaagcggagaCCATGTGCTCTGCTTTGTCTAACTTTGTCGCGTGCTTTGACCCAATCAAGAGAGATTGCAAGTACTCCGACGATGCTCTCCTGCATCGCGCCTTTAGCCTGGTTGCACTCACGCGAAGAATCGAATACGAGAGAGCGTGTCACAACA gCTGCAACGTGACTGCTGTTAAAAATTGCTTTGCTCCTTTTCACAATGAAAACAAATTCAATTTCCCTCCTTTCAATCTCAGCGTATCGGCGGATTATTCCGCTCAG CTGAGAGCTTTGACGGAGAACGGCGCCAATGTCGTGTGCAGAGCACTagccaattcgtcgtcctGCTCCACTACGTTGATGAAGTCGTGTCCGCCTCAGCATTCTCGCCTGCAAGCTGAACGAAATGCACTGGTTTACGTAAAAACGTCGCACTATCGAAACATTTGCGTCGAGAAGAGAA GACATCTCCCCATGTGCGATAGCACGACAACTTCGCTTTGCGTGGGACCGTGGGCCAAGTTGAACGCGGAATTTGGAAACACTGACTTCACTAACCACAGTGCAATGCTGAAAcag cTGCTGACTCTAGCTAATGTCCAGATCAAGACCGTGTGTTCTACTTTGAGCAGATTCACTGCGTGCTTCAAGCCACTCCGAGACAATTGCAAGTACTCCGACGATAAGCAGATGCGTCGAATCGTCCACCTGTCGACCGCCGTAGAAAGTGACGAGTACAAAGAATGGTGTTCCGGAA TTACATGCGGACACAAAGCCAAAGACGAGTGTCTTCGCATCTTGTTTTCCGGGGGCACAGCTCTTCACGTGAACGCGCCATTCGCCGATCAG aTTAAGACGCTCTATGGCAATGATCGAGACCACGCGTGCAATCTCACCGTCGCTTTCAAAATGTGCGTCGATGCCAGAGCCTTAACCTGTCCGCCAACGAATCCGGTCATGAAGCGGTTGATTGATTTGGCGGCGTACGTCGGCTCGACGATCTACAAGAAACAGTGTCTCAGTAACG CGAGGTGCAACGCGTATGAGATGGCTTGTAGAAATCGTTGGGGGGCCAGCGTCGTCTGTCTACCGCACGGGTCTTTATGCGACGGTTACAGTGATTGCAATGATGGCATAGATGAGAACGATTGCG ACATTGAAACGTGCAACTGGattcaaattgagggctgCTTGACTGTGCTAGCTAAAGCAGGCTTTGCTAAGCATCTTGAATTGAAGGCTCAG ACGTCTTACGAAAGTAGCATCAGGGCCTACTGCGTGGCTATGGAGAATTTTGAGAGTTGCTCTGAACCCTATCTTTCGCCTTGtctcaattcgacgtcgccgaacaGCGTCTACGTTGCCTCATTGGCAAAGTCTCATCTAGAGGCAATgacgaatcgatttctttgtcAAAAAAGCG GTTCGTGCTATAAAAGTGCAGTGACAAAGTGCATGAACTACGTGGACTTCTATGATGTGCAAGAGACGTGCGGCTATTTGTCCTGCGTCATATTTAGCACTACTCACTGCGCCGCTTCGTCAAACGAGATACTGTCGGATGATTTGAAATATGCCAATTCGCTTTTTGAAGCTCAAAACTGCTCGTCCGATTGTTTCATAGAGGGCGTCTCAAACTGCTTCGTCGCCTTCCCGTCACCAGCGGACGGCGAGACAATGGACTGCGCGATGGAGCTTTCAAGACGCCAGTGCCTCAAGAAAACGCTGGATACGTGCCACGGCTCGTGGCATTTTACGTACGGAGACGTGACCCAGTACCTGAATACAACTCTTCCCTCGTACCAGAAGAAATGCAGAG AATCGACGGCTAATTAG
- the LOC136200375 gene encoding hydroxyacylglutathione hydrolase, mitochondrial-like: MWKRLFSSRFIRSMKIRPVPALQDNYMYLLIDEKTHKAAAIDPVEPENIISAAKEEGVEIGTVLTTHHHWDHSGGNEAIAKLIPKVPVYGGDKRIGALTHEVTHNSEFKIGSLSVRCLFTPCHTSGHICYYVVDEENDSSVVFTGDTLFLGGCGRFFEGTADQMHAALIEILGKLPMETKVYCGHEYAASNLKFCSVVEPDNADLNAKIAWVKEKRDEGLPTVPSTLREEFTYNCFMRVNVDSVKAHVGESDPVKVMEKLREEKNSFRPK; encoded by the exons ATGTGGAAAAGACTATTCTCTTCGCGGTTTATACGAAGCATGAAGATCCGTCCCGTTCCCGCGTTGCAAGACAACTACATGTACCTgctgatcgacgagaaaacgcaTAAGGCGGCCGCAATCGATCCCGTTGAACCGGAAAAC ATCATTTCGGctgcgaaagaagaaggagtcGAAATAGGGACAGTATTGACTACCCATCATCATTG GGATCACTCGGGTGGAAACGAAGCTATAGCCAAACTGATTCCCAAAGTACCTGTATATGGTGGGGACAAGCGGATTGGAGCGTTGACGCACGAAGTGACTCACAATAGCGAATTCAAG ATTGGGTCTCTGTCAGTCCGATGTCTCTTTACGCCGTGTCACACGTCTGGCCACATATGCTACTACGTCGTGGATGAggaaaacgattcgtctGTTGTGTTCACCG GCGACACTCTTTTTCTGGGTGGATGCGGAAGATTCTTTGAGGGAACGGCCGACCAAATGCACGCGGCACTGATTGAAATTCTGGGAAAGCTTCCAATGGAAACG AAAGTCTACTGTGGCCACGAATACGCTGCCAgcaatttgaaattttgctCAGTTGTCGAACCGGATAACGCGGATCTTAACGCAAAAATTGCCTGGGTCAAG GAAAAACGAGACGAGGGACTTCCCaccgttccgtcgacgctGCGCGAAGAGTTTACCTATAATTGCTTCATGAGAGTGAA CGTCGATTCGGTGAAAGCCCACGTCGGAGAAAGCGATCCCGTCAAAGTGATGGAGAAActgagagaagagaagaactcCTTTCGTCCCAAGTAG